The Sardina pilchardus chromosome 19, fSarPil1.1, whole genome shotgun sequence genome window below encodes:
- the LOC134066405 gene encoding C-C chemokine receptor type 9-like — protein sequence MDNFTEDFGTSTSVTIPTDYDDYLSSTDITHDFDELENTICDRRWVRQFRGYYEPPLFWMIFALGMLGNLLVVWIYTTVHNRLKTMTDMYLLNLAIADLLFLVTLPFWAIDAQSGWIFADGFCKVMSALYKINFFATMLLLTCISVDRYVAIVHVTEAHNQSKRVRLMQSKLACLVVWLASCVLAMPEFIFAKVKTDPSGPSFCTLVYWNNEQNRTKVLVLSLQICMGFCIPLLVMACCYSVIIRKLLQARNFEKHKALRVIFAVVAVFVISQLPYNAHLVVEAGQANNATMTDCDTLISFDVIGQVVKSMAYTHCCINPFLYAFIGVRFRKDLLKLLHKVTCGNLTGPTMPPKRPSIMSDTDTTPALSL from the exons ATGGATAATTTCACAGAAGATTTTGGTACTTCCACCAGTGTCACAATACCAACAGAC TATGATGACTACCTGAGTAGTACTGACATCACCCATGACTTCGATGAACTGGAGAACACCATATGCGACAGGAGGTGGGTCCGTCAATTCCGAGGATACTACGAGCCCCCACTGTTTTGGATGATCTTTGCCCTGGGCATGCTTGGTAACCTTCTGGTGGTGTGGATCTATACAACTGTCCACAACCGGCTGAAAACCATGACTGACATGTATTTGCTCAACCTGGCCATAGCTGACCTGCTCTTCCTGGTCACGCTGCCCTTCTGGGCTATCGATGCCCAGAGTGGCTGGATCTTCGCCGACGGGTTCTGCAAGGTGATGTCCGCCTTGTACAAGATCAACTTCTTTGCCACCATGCTGCTGCTGACCTGCATCAGCGTGGACCGCTACGTGGCCATCGTCCACGTCACAGAGGCCCACAACCAGAGCAAGCGGGTCAGACTAATGCAGAGCAAGCTGGCCTGCCTGGTGGTCTGGCTGGCCTCCTGCGTTCTGGCCATGCCCGAGTTCATCTTCGCCAAGGTGAAGACGGACCCGTCGGGGCCGTCGTTCTGCACGCTGGTGTACTGGAACAATGAGCAGAACCGCACCAAGGTTCTGGTGCTGTCGCTGCAGATCTGCATGGGCTTCTGCATCCCGCTGCTGGTCATGGCCTGCTGCTACTCCGTCATCATCCGGAAGCTTCTCCAGGCTCGCAACTTCGAGAAGCACAAGGCCCTGCGCGTCATCTTCGCCGTGGTGGCTGTGTTTGTCATCTCCCAGTTGCCATACAACGCTCACCTGGTGGTGGAGGCAGGCCAGGCCAACAACGCCACCATGACCGACTGCGACACGCTGATCAGCTTCGACGTGATCGGCCAAGTGGTGAAGAGCATGGcctacacacactgctgcatcaaTCCCTTCCTCTACGCGTTCATTGGCGTGCGTTTCCGGAAGGATCTCCTCAAGCTGCTGCACAAGGTCACCTGTGGAAACCTGACGGGACCAACAATGCCACCCAAGCGGCCTTCCATCatgtcagacacagacaccacccCAGCGCTGTCCCTCTAA